In Alkalihalobacillus sp. TS-13, the following are encoded in one genomic region:
- a CDS encoding ATP phosphoribosyltransferase regulatory subunit: MTKPLVFEKPLGMRDTLPNLYEIKSASRAAMEQAVQKWGYRFMQTPTVEYYDTVGEASATLEQQLFKLLDQEGKTLVLRPDMTAPIARVASSTLQNESQPMRIAYSANVFRAQQQEGGRPSEFEQFGIELIGDGSTSADGEVIALMIETIENVGLENFQVAVGHLGYVDALFKEILGTDQRVETLKRFLYEKNYVGYKQHVKKLPLSSIDQKRLLDFLHLRGGNKLEDAEKLITSTRGYEAIEELHALRDCLKAYGVNDIATLDLTLVSHMTYYTGVVFEGYAPELGSPISNGGRYDALLAKFDKEAKATGFGIHLDYLMEAIRPVETKAFTHCVVFSEGQRKDAYAFGKKLRDQGETVVVQDIKGIESLDVFTGQFSNVTYYLGKEEGGEQ; the protein is encoded by the coding sequence GTGACGAAACCATTAGTGTTTGAAAAACCTTTAGGCATGCGGGATACGTTACCGAACCTGTATGAGATCAAATCAGCAAGCCGGGCTGCGATGGAACAAGCTGTCCAGAAATGGGGATACCGGTTCATGCAGACGCCGACGGTCGAATATTACGATACTGTAGGGGAAGCTTCTGCAACTTTGGAGCAGCAGCTATTCAAATTGCTCGATCAAGAGGGGAAGACCCTTGTGTTGAGACCGGATATGACAGCTCCGATCGCGCGGGTGGCATCGTCAACGCTGCAAAATGAATCCCAGCCGATGCGCATCGCTTATTCAGCGAATGTGTTCCGTGCCCAACAGCAGGAGGGAGGACGTCCTTCAGAGTTTGAACAATTCGGTATTGAATTGATCGGGGATGGCTCGACAAGTGCCGATGGAGAAGTGATCGCGTTGATGATCGAGACGATCGAAAATGTCGGTCTTGAAAATTTTCAGGTCGCTGTCGGTCACCTTGGCTATGTGGATGCGTTATTCAAGGAGATTCTCGGAACGGACCAGCGTGTCGAAACGCTGAAACGTTTTTTATACGAGAAAAATTACGTAGGATACAAACAGCATGTGAAGAAGCTGCCGTTGTCATCGATCGACCAGAAACGTCTTCTCGACTTCCTCCACCTGAGAGGGGGGAACAAGCTGGAGGATGCAGAAAAATTAATCACATCTACCCGGGGTTATGAGGCGATTGAAGAACTCCATGCTTTGCGTGATTGTCTGAAAGCATACGGTGTCAATGACATTGCAACACTTGATCTCACATTAGTCAGCCACATGACCTATTACACAGGTGTGGTTTTTGAAGGATATGCCCCTGAACTTGGTTCTCCGATCAGCAACGGGGGACGTTATGATGCGCTCCTCGCAAAATTCGATAAAGAAGCAAAAGCGACCGGGTTTGGAATCCATCTTGATTACTTGATGGAAGCGATCAGACCAGTAGAAACGAAAGCCTTCACGCATTGCGTTGTGTTTTCAGAAGGCCAGCGGAAGGATGCCTATGCCTTCGGAAAGAAGCTGAGAGACCAGGGTGAAACAGTCGTTGTCCAGGACATCAAAGGCATCGAGAGTCTTGATGTGTTTACCGGACAATTTTCAAATGTCACATATTATCTTGGAAAAGAAGAGGGGGGAGAGCAGTGA
- the cax gene encoding calcium/proton exchanger translates to MFNKIFFLAIVIGVPLSVAGNLLHWPEAIMFIVYCLTIVALAAYMGRATESLAIHSGPRIGGLLNATFGNAVELIISIFALKAGYVSIVLASLTGSVLGNLLLVGGLSFFVGGLRFKRQRFNVHDARHNSALLMFGVVVAFVFPEIFAMNLNETEALTLSIWVSGILIGLYLAGLFFKLVTHRGVYSSEGGDEEAHEEEAEWTGKKALIILALATAAVAYVSEALVHTFETVGEQFGWSEVFIGVIIVAIVGNAAEHASAIIMAYKNKMDVAVEIAVGSTLQIAMFVAPVLVLLSLIFPTPMALVFTVPELVAMVLAVLLTNTIANDGDTNWFEGATLLAAYFIMGVGFYLL, encoded by the coding sequence ATGTTCAACAAAATCTTTTTCCTTGCAATCGTAATTGGTGTTCCTTTGTCTGTGGCTGGTAATTTGCTTCACTGGCCGGAAGCGATCATGTTCATCGTCTACTGTCTCACCATTGTTGCTCTTGCAGCTTACATGGGGCGTGCGACTGAAAGTCTTGCGATCCACTCAGGTCCGAGAATCGGCGGGCTGTTGAACGCCACCTTCGGGAATGCTGTCGAGCTCATCATTTCGATTTTCGCCTTGAAAGCGGGTTACGTCTCCATCGTGCTTGCCTCTTTGACAGGTTCTGTCCTTGGGAACCTCCTGCTTGTCGGGGGACTTTCGTTTTTCGTCGGGGGCTTACGTTTTAAAAGGCAAAGATTCAACGTCCACGATGCAAGACATAATTCAGCCCTGCTCATGTTCGGAGTGGTCGTCGCCTTCGTTTTCCCTGAAATTTTCGCAATGAACTTGAATGAGACTGAAGCATTGACGTTAAGTATTTGGGTTTCAGGCATTTTGATCGGTCTATACTTAGCCGGCCTCTTCTTTAAACTGGTTACGCACCGCGGTGTATATAGCAGTGAAGGCGGAGATGAAGAAGCACATGAGGAAGAAGCAGAATGGACCGGAAAGAAAGCGTTAATTATCCTGGCGTTGGCTACTGCTGCTGTCGCGTATGTGAGTGAAGCGCTCGTCCACACGTTCGAAACGGTCGGAGAGCAGTTCGGATGGAGCGAAGTTTTCATTGGGGTCATCATCGTTGCGATTGTCGGTAATGCAGCCGAACACGCGTCAGCCATCATCATGGCTTACAAGAACAAGATGGATGTAGCGGTCGAAATCGCGGTTGGTTCAACGCTTCAAATCGCGATGTTCGTCGCACCGGTACTCGTACTGCTCTCACTGATTTTCCCGACACCGATGGCTCTCGTCTTTACCGTTCCAGAACTCGTCGCCATGGTTCTTGCCGTCCTGTTGACGAATACGATAGCAAACGACGGAGATACGAACTGGTTCGAAGGTGCCACCCTGCTAGCCGCCTACTTCATAATGGGCGTCGGCTTCTACCTTCTTTAA
- a CDS encoding DapH/DapD/GlmU-related protein: protein MRKTERHPVKGSNALWQIYKTVPFFKVLKNFVVIQLARYTPIIPVKNWLYHTFLGMKVGEQTAFALMVMVDIMFPERISVGRNTIIGYNTTILTHEYLIKEYRLGNVNIGDEVMIGANSTILPGVTIGDGAVVSAGTLVHRDVEPGSFVGGNPMRLIYTKEEMAKHKQMSDIDDI from the coding sequence ATGCGAAAGACTGAGCGTCATCCTGTTAAGGGAAGCAATGCGCTCTGGCAGATCTACAAGACGGTGCCTTTCTTCAAGGTGCTGAAAAACTTCGTAGTCATCCAGCTTGCGAGATATACACCGATCATTCCAGTAAAGAACTGGCTGTACCACACGTTTCTAGGTATGAAAGTAGGCGAACAGACAGCCTTTGCTTTGATGGTCATGGTCGATATCATGTTTCCTGAACGGATTTCGGTCGGTCGAAACACCATTATCGGATACAATACGACAATTTTAACGCATGAATATTTGATAAAAGAGTATCGTCTTGGTAATGTAAATATTGGAGATGAAGTGATGATCGGTGCCAACAGTACGATTCTGCCCGGCGTGACGATTGGTGATGGAGCCGTCGTTTCAGCAGGCACATTGGTACATAGGGATGTTGAACCCGGTTCATTCGTAGGCGGAAATCCGATGCGGCTCATCTATACGAAAGAAGAGATGGCCAAACATAAACAAATGTCGGATATTGACGATATATAG
- the ppaX gene encoding pyrophosphatase PpaX, with translation MKIDTILFDLDGTLINTNDLIISSFTHTLEQFKPQQYSRNDIISFIGEPLVDSFKRVDETSVAEMVRTYKEHNLAHHEEYVHAYEGVTYTVKTLHEKGFKLGIVTTKMRDAVELGLEITGLGEYFTTIVTLDDVEHAKPDPQPVIRALDKLQSDKASAIMVGDSRYDIEAGKNAGTLTAAVSWTIKGRENLERSEPDYMLEEMPDLLKVLEVNV, from the coding sequence ATGAAAATTGATACGATTCTGTTTGATTTGGATGGAACGTTGATCAATACGAACGATTTGATCATCTCTTCTTTTACACATACATTGGAGCAGTTCAAGCCGCAGCAATACTCTCGTAATGATATCATTTCCTTCATCGGGGAGCCTTTGGTTGATTCTTTTAAGAGAGTCGATGAAACGTCCGTTGCCGAGATGGTGCGTACGTATAAAGAACATAATCTTGCCCATCATGAAGAGTATGTGCATGCTTATGAAGGGGTTACCTATACGGTAAAAACGTTGCATGAGAAAGGATTCAAGCTTGGCATCGTAACGACGAAGATGCGGGATGCGGTTGAGCTTGGTCTTGAAATCACGGGTTTAGGTGAGTATTTCACGACGATTGTCACGCTGGATGACGTTGAGCATGCGAAACCTGACCCGCAGCCTGTGATCCGTGCGTTGGACAAGCTGCAATCCGACAAAGCCTCCGCGATCATGGTCGGGGACAGCCGTTATGATATCGAAGCGGGCAAAAATGCCGGTACGCTGACGGCCGCAGTCTCCTGGACCATCAAGGGGAGAGAAAACCTCGAACGATCTGAGCCGGATTATATGCTGGAGGAAATGCCGGATCTATTAAAAGTCTTAGAGGTGAATGTATAA
- a CDS encoding nucleoside recognition domain-containing protein, producing MNTLKNGLKVGLNTTWVLGKIIFPITLIVTILGQTPLMDWLVKLAEPLMKWIGLSGEAALPLVIGNFLNLYAGIGAILSLDLTVKEVFILAVMLSFSHNLLIESSVATKVGIKMWIVMAVRIGLALISAFFISLVWKGGSEQAVYGFISGTEEQVNGFWNILWHGLEKGFIGILQLAAIVIPLMIFIQVMKDLNWLTLFSRWMAPITRSLGMKPNTSTTLAAGIFFGLAYGAGVMMQAVKEDGVEKKDLYLAFIFLVSCHAVIEDTLIFIPLGIPVWPLLIIRLVVAIILTMVVAFIWNRVEAKNVYRHRKEANYEN from the coding sequence ATGAACACATTGAAAAACGGTCTGAAGGTTGGCCTGAATACAACATGGGTACTAGGTAAAATCATCTTCCCAATCACTCTGATCGTTACAATTCTTGGGCAAACCCCTTTGATGGATTGGCTCGTCAAGCTTGCGGAGCCTTTGATGAAATGGATCGGTCTTTCAGGTGAGGCCGCTCTGCCGCTCGTCATCGGTAACTTTTTAAACCTGTATGCGGGTATCGGTGCAATCCTCAGCCTTGATCTGACAGTGAAGGAAGTGTTCATCCTTGCTGTCATGCTCTCGTTTTCACACAATCTACTGATCGAGTCGTCGGTTGCGACCAAGGTCGGAATCAAAATGTGGATCGTGATGGCTGTGCGGATCGGGCTTGCGTTGATTTCCGCGTTCTTCATCTCGCTCGTGTGGAAAGGCGGTTCAGAACAAGCTGTCTATGGGTTCATTTCGGGCACAGAAGAACAGGTCAACGGTTTTTGGAACATTTTATGGCATGGGTTAGAAAAAGGCTTTATCGGCATTCTCCAGCTGGCGGCGATCGTCATCCCGCTCATGATCTTCATCCAGGTGATGAAAGACTTGAACTGGCTGACGTTGTTTTCGCGTTGGATGGCGCCGATTACAAGATCGCTAGGCATGAAACCGAACACATCTACGACTCTAGCAGCAGGTATCTTTTTCGGTCTCGCATACGGTGCTGGAGTAATGATGCAGGCGGTCAAGGAGGACGGAGTGGAAAAGAAGGACCTTTATCTAGCATTCATCTTTCTTGTATCCTGTCATGCTGTCATTGAAGATACCTTGATTTTCATCCCGCTCGGAATACCGGTGTGGCCATTGCTCATCATCCGGCTTGTCGTCGCGATCATTTTAACGATGGTTGTGGCATTCATATGGAACCGTGTGGAAGCAAAAAACGTATACAGACATCGAAAGGAAGCAAACTATGAAAATTGA
- the lgt gene encoding prolipoprotein diacylglyceryl transferase, which yields MVANIQPLDRVALEIGPLTIYWYGIIIGFGALLGLYIAVRESKRLGINSETFVDLVMIAVPVAIISARIYYVTFEWHYYKDHVGEIIKIWEGGIAIHGALIGSFLTAYVFSKVKDLSFWKLTDIAAPSIILGQAIGRWGNFMNQEAHGGEVTREFLEGLYLPDWIINQMYIEGAYYHPTFLYESIWNLIGFVLLIGLRRVNLRRGELFLTYVIYYSIGRFFVEGLRTDSLMLTDSLRIAQVISIVLIVISIGIIIYRRKTGLADKRYNEL from the coding sequence ATGGTTGCAAACATCCAGCCATTGGACCGGGTCGCACTTGAAATCGGTCCATTGACCATCTACTGGTATGGCATTATCATAGGGTTTGGAGCTCTGCTCGGACTTTATATCGCGGTCCGAGAGTCAAAGCGCTTAGGCATCAATTCGGAAACGTTCGTCGATCTCGTCATGATCGCCGTTCCGGTAGCCATCATTAGTGCACGGATCTATTATGTTACGTTCGAATGGCATTACTATAAAGACCACGTGGGTGAGATCATCAAGATCTGGGAAGGCGGTATCGCGATCCATGGTGCGCTGATCGGATCGTTTTTGACAGCTTACGTGTTTTCAAAAGTGAAAGATTTATCCTTCTGGAAGCTTACAGATATTGCAGCGCCAAGTATCATCCTCGGGCAAGCGATCGGCCGCTGGGGCAACTTCATGAATCAAGAAGCCCATGGCGGTGAGGTGACGCGTGAATTTTTAGAAGGGTTATATCTTCCGGATTGGATCATCAATCAGATGTACATAGAAGGGGCGTACTATCATCCTACGTTCCTATATGAATCGATTTGGAATCTCATCGGATTCGTACTGTTGATCGGTTTGCGGCGTGTCAACTTACGGCGCGGCGAGCTGTTCTTAACCTATGTCATCTATTATTCAATCGGCCGTTTTTTTGTCGAGGGACTACGGACGGACAGCTTGATGCTGACCGACTCATTGCGAATCGCCCAGGTGATTTCGATTGTCCTGATCGTCATCAGTATCGGTATCATCATCTATCGCAGGAAAACTGGGTTAGCAGATAAACGGTATAACGAATTGTAG
- the hprK gene encoding HPr(Ser) kinase/phosphatase, translated as MANIHIKDLIDEFQLELVHGESGIHRTIRTSDISRPGLEMAGYFAYYPAERLQLLGKTELSFVNGLDDRIRRERLRKLCRDETPGIIISRGWDVPPELGEAAEEKGIPILRSQLTTTRLSSRLTNFLESKLAPTTAVHGVLVDIYGIGVLITGSSGVGKSESALELVKRGHRLVADDSVEIRQEDEKTLVGSSPELIQHLLEIRGLGIINVMTLFGAGAIRNFKKIALVINLETWDQKKTYDRLGLDEETMKIIDVELPRLTVPVRPGRNLAVIIEVAAMNFRLKRMGVNAAQQFSEKLNNVIDTPDYDDF; from the coding sequence ATGGCGAACATACATATAAAAGATCTGATCGATGAGTTCCAGCTGGAACTTGTCCATGGCGAGAGCGGCATCCATCGGACGATTAGGACAAGTGATATTTCTCGTCCTGGCCTTGAAATGGCGGGCTATTTTGCGTATTATCCGGCTGAGCGCCTGCAACTGTTGGGCAAGACAGAGCTTTCGTTCGTCAACGGACTGGATGACCGGATCCGCAGGGAACGTCTTCGCAAGCTTTGCAGGGACGAGACTCCAGGCATCATCATCTCGAGAGGTTGGGACGTGCCTCCGGAATTAGGTGAGGCTGCGGAAGAAAAAGGCATTCCGATTTTACGGTCACAATTGACGACGACACGTCTCAGCAGCCGGTTGACGAATTTTTTAGAAAGTAAATTGGCACCGACGACAGCGGTACATGGTGTGCTCGTTGATATTTACGGAATCGGAGTCCTAATTACAGGTTCTAGTGGCGTCGGGAAAAGTGAAAGTGCACTCGAGCTTGTAAAAAGGGGGCACAGATTGGTCGCCGATGATTCGGTGGAAATCCGTCAGGAAGACGAAAAGACGCTTGTCGGGAGTTCACCAGAGCTCATCCAGCATCTGTTGGAAATCCGTGGACTCGGGATCATCAATGTTATGACCCTGTTTGGTGCAGGTGCGATCCGTAATTTTAAAAAGATCGCGTTGGTGATCAACCTCGAAACCTGGGATCAGAAAAAAACCTATGACAGGCTCGGTCTCGATGAAGAAACGATGAAAATCATCGATGTCGAACTGCCGAGGTTGACGGTACCGGTCCGTCCTGGACGAAACCTTGCTGTCATTATCGAGGTCGCTGCTATGAACTTCCGTCTGAAGAGGATGGGGGTCAATGCGGCACAACAGTTTTCGGAGAAGCTGAACAATGTCATCGATACACCAGATTACGATGACTTTTAG
- a CDS encoding phage holin family protein, with protein MRGWIVSLIVNTIVLMVVSGFFSESFYLSGIGAAIIASILLAIMNVIVKPILVILTLPVTILSLGLFLFVINAITLMLTQALMGDTFMISGFGMALVAAIIISVLNLLINNLIVKPLKDR; from the coding sequence TTGAGAGGATGGATTGTTTCTTTAATTGTCAATACGATCGTGCTGATGGTCGTCTCCGGATTTTTCAGTGAATCCTTCTATTTGTCTGGAATCGGAGCAGCGATCATCGCGAGTATTTTGTTAGCAATCATGAATGTAATCGTCAAACCGATTTTGGTGATTTTGACTTTGCCTGTCACGATTTTAAGTCTTGGACTGTTCTTGTTCGTGATCAACGCGATCACCCTGATGCTCACACAAGCGTTGATGGGGGATACCTTCATGATTTCCGGATTCGGCATGGCGCTGGTCGCAGCGATCATCATCTCCGTTTTGAATCTGTTGATCAACAACCTGATCGTCAAACCGTTGAAAGATCGATAA
- a CDS encoding DUF4097 domain-containing protein — MEERKMILKMLDEGKISSAEAVELLKAVGENDISEEKQPVRTATVNYSGQKQQTNEQKDGSTNKQHKTHTYEKKSEQSTISKFSSLIDRVVTKLKDTDFDFNFGQAVEIDHVFQENDVDFNRLKVHVTNGGIQLHPWEEQSVRVECHVSVYRTQSTEEAKAYFLKNAHFATESGELQFLVDENRLKVQAHMYVPTKMYEEIQLRTANGAITLDELKTNRMIVRTSNGAVTLNRVDGGSLNASTSNGKIRLEQSNWKKLDLETLNGAIRLNGKYEDVEAETLNGSITFTLDDAMPGKASFKTVAGKIEILVPNSLRVDGNMKATIGSLNCFLDKVDIKKETKDVVLKRMEFIANEDAPTTYEIEAVAKTGSISIAKR, encoded by the coding sequence ATGGAAGAGCGGAAGATGATTTTGAAAATGCTTGATGAGGGAAAAATTTCATCGGCAGAAGCGGTTGAGCTTTTAAAAGCAGTTGGAGAAAACGACATTTCCGAAGAAAAGCAGCCTGTCAGAACAGCGACAGTCAATTATTCGGGGCAAAAGCAGCAAACGAATGAACAGAAAGACGGAAGCACAAATAAGCAGCACAAAACCCATACGTATGAGAAAAAGTCAGAACAATCGACGATCAGTAAGTTTTCGAGCTTGATCGACCGGGTAGTGACGAAATTGAAGGATACTGATTTTGATTTCAACTTCGGTCAGGCAGTGGAAATCGATCATGTTTTTCAGGAAAACGATGTTGATTTCAACCGTCTGAAGGTCCATGTGACAAACGGGGGCATACAGTTACATCCGTGGGAGGAGCAGAGTGTCCGCGTCGAGTGTCATGTTTCAGTGTACCGGACCCAGTCGACCGAAGAAGCGAAAGCGTACTTTTTGAAAAATGCACATTTTGCGACGGAATCGGGAGAACTTCAATTCCTTGTCGATGAAAACCGCCTGAAAGTGCAAGCACACATGTATGTGCCTACGAAAATGTACGAGGAAATCCAGCTTCGCACAGCGAACGGAGCCATTACCCTCGATGAATTGAAGACGAACCGGATGATCGTCCGTACATCGAACGGAGCAGTAACGTTGAACCGTGTAGATGGCGGTTCATTGAATGCCTCGACTTCCAATGGGAAAATCAGATTGGAACAGAGTAATTGGAAAAAGCTTGACCTTGAAACATTGAACGGGGCGATCCGTTTAAATGGTAAATACGAAGATGTCGAGGCGGAAACCTTGAATGGCTCGATCACCTTCACGTTAGATGACGCTATGCCTGGAAAAGCTTCTTTTAAAACGGTCGCTGGGAAAATTGAAATCCTTGTGCCTAACAGTTTGCGGGTGGACGGAAACATGAAAGCTACGATTGGCAGCCTGAATTGTTTTCTTGATAAAGTTGATATTAAGAAAGAGACAAAAGATGTGGTGCTTAAGCGGATGGAATTCATCGCCAATGAAGATGCACCGACGACCTATGAAATTGAGGCGGTGGCGAAGACCGGTTCGATTTCAATTGCGAAGAGGTAA
- the uvrA gene encoding excinuclease ABC subunit UvrA encodes MANEHITIKGAREHNLKGIDVTIPRNKLVVMTGLSGSGKSSLAFDTIYAEGQRRYVESLSAYARQFLGQMDKPDVDSIEGLSPAISIDQKTTSKNPRSTVGTVTEIYDYLRLLFARIGVPICPNHDVPITSQTIQQMVDRIIEYPERTKLQILAPVVSGRKGEHVKVLEDIKKEGYVRVRVDGEITDVSEEIKLEKNKKHSIEIVVDRIVVKDGVETRLADSLETALNIADGKVIVDVTGEEELLFSQHHACPYCGFSIGELEPRLFSFNSPFGACSSCDGLGTKLEVDLDLIIPDWDRTLRDNAIAPWEPQNSQYYPQLLKSVCDYYGIDMDVPVKKLNKTQLDKVLYGSGRDKIYFRYENDFGQVRENKILFEGVVNNIKRRYHETSSDYIREQMEGYMAQKHCPSCGGHRLKPEARAVQIRDHHIGNITDMSVKDADKFFRELDLTKKEAQIGRLILREINDRLGFLVNVGLDYLTLSRSAGTLSGGEAQRIRLATQVGSRLTGVLYILDEPSIGLHQRDNDRLINTLEEMRALGNTLIVVEHDEDTMLAADYIIDIGPGAGAHGGKIIAQGSPQEIMDDDSSLTGNYLSGKKFIPLPKKRRKSNGRKLTIKEATENNLKKVNVDIPLGVFTGVTGVSGSGKSTLINEILYKSLAQKLHRAKEKPGEHKKIDGLDHIDKVIDIDQSPIGRTPRSNPATYIGVFDDIRDVFAQTNEAKVRGYKKGRFSFNVKGGRCEACRGDGIIKIEMHFLPDVYVPCEVCHGKRYNRETLEVKYKGKNIADILDMTVEEAVEFFANIPKIKRKVQTMMDVGLGYIKLGQSSTTISGGEAQRVKLASQLHKRSTGKTLYILDEPTTGLHVHDISRLLTVLQRLVDNGDSVLVIEHNLDVIKAVDHIIDLGPEGGDKGGMIVGTGTPEEIAENEASYTGKYLAPILKRDRKRMESKIKKTETLAK; translated from the coding sequence ATGGCAAATGAACATATAACGATAAAAGGAGCGAGGGAGCATAACCTGAAAGGGATTGATGTTACCATCCCACGAAATAAGCTGGTCGTGATGACTGGCTTATCCGGCTCAGGTAAATCCTCCTTAGCTTTCGATACGATTTATGCAGAAGGTCAGCGCCGTTACGTAGAGTCACTTTCTGCGTATGCGCGCCAATTTTTAGGACAAATGGACAAGCCGGACGTCGATTCAATCGAGGGGCTCTCACCAGCGATTTCAATCGATCAGAAGACGACGAGTAAAAACCCGCGTTCCACGGTGGGAACTGTGACTGAAATCTATGACTACTTGCGTCTTTTGTTTGCGCGGATTGGGGTGCCAATCTGTCCAAATCATGACGTGCCGATCACATCACAAACAATCCAGCAGATGGTCGACCGGATCATCGAATATCCAGAACGGACGAAGCTGCAAATCCTTGCTCCAGTTGTATCAGGGCGTAAAGGGGAGCACGTGAAGGTCCTTGAAGATATCAAAAAGGAAGGATACGTTCGTGTCCGGGTGGATGGTGAGATCACCGACGTAAGTGAAGAGATTAAACTTGAAAAGAACAAGAAGCATTCGATTGAAATCGTCGTTGACCGGATCGTCGTAAAAGACGGTGTGGAAACACGTCTGGCAGATTCACTTGAAACCGCATTGAACATCGCGGATGGTAAGGTGATCGTCGATGTCACCGGTGAGGAAGAGCTGTTGTTCAGTCAGCATCATGCGTGTCCATACTGTGGTTTTTCAATTGGTGAATTAGAACCCCGGCTGTTCTCGTTCAACAGTCCTTTTGGTGCTTGTTCCTCATGTGATGGTCTGGGGACGAAGCTTGAAGTCGATCTTGATCTGATCATTCCAGATTGGGATCGTACATTGCGGGACAACGCCATTGCACCTTGGGAACCCCAGAACTCCCAGTACTACCCGCAGCTTTTAAAGAGTGTATGTGATTATTATGGAATCGATATGGATGTGCCGGTTAAAAAACTAAACAAGACACAACTGGACAAAGTCTTGTATGGAAGCGGCAGGGATAAAATCTACTTTCGCTATGAAAATGATTTCGGCCAGGTGAGAGAAAACAAGATTCTCTTCGAAGGTGTCGTGAACAACATCAAGCGACGTTATCATGAAACAAGTTCCGATTATATTCGGGAACAGATGGAAGGCTATATGGCGCAAAAGCATTGCCCAAGCTGTGGCGGCCACCGGTTGAAGCCGGAAGCACGGGCGGTCCAGATCCGGGATCACCACATTGGGAACATTACTGATATGTCAGTAAAGGATGCGGATAAGTTTTTCCGTGAACTTGATCTGACGAAAAAAGAAGCACAGATCGGGCGTTTGATATTACGCGAAATCAATGATCGGTTAGGGTTCCTCGTCAATGTCGGACTCGATTACCTGACACTCAGTCGTTCTGCCGGCACCTTATCAGGTGGGGAAGCACAGCGGATTCGTCTCGCAACTCAGGTTGGTTCACGTTTGACGGGTGTCCTTTATATCCTGGATGAACCGTCGATCGGGTTACATCAACGTGATAACGACAGGTTGATCAATACGCTTGAAGAGATGCGCGCTCTCGGGAATACGTTGATTGTCGTCGAGCATGATGAGGATACGATGCTTGCAGCCGATTACATCATCGATATCGGACCTGGCGCAGGGGCGCATGGCGGAAAGATCATCGCTCAAGGCTCGCCACAAGAAATCATGGATGATGATAGTTCGTTGACGGGTAATTATTTGTCCGGTAAAAAATTCATCCCACTTCCAAAGAAAAGAAGGAAGTCGAACGGAAGGAAGCTGACGATCAAAGAGGCTACTGAAAACAACTTGAAAAAAGTGAACGTCGATATTCCTCTCGGTGTATTTACTGGTGTGACAGGTGTGTCTGGATCCGGTAAAAGTACGCTGATCAATGAGATCCTTTATAAATCACTTGCACAGAAGCTCCACCGTGCAAAAGAGAAACCGGGTGAACACAAGAAGATTGATGGGCTCGATCATATCGATAAAGTCATCGATATCGACCAGTCGCCGATCGGACGTACGCCACGATCGAACCCGGCAACGTATATCGGGGTCTTTGATGACATCCGGGACGTTTTCGCTCAGACGAATGAAGCGAAGGTGAGAGGGTACAAGAAAGGGCGGTTCTCCTTCAACGTCAAAGGTGGTCGCTGTGAAGCATGCCGCGGCGACGGAATCATCAAAATCGAAATGCATTTCCTTCCAGATGTGTATGTACCTTGTGAGGTGTGCCACGGGAAGCGTTATAACCGTGAAACCCTCGAGGTGAAATACAAAGGGAAGAACATTGCTGACATCCTTGACATGACGGTTGAGGAAGCGGTCGAATTTTTCGCGAATATCCCTAAGATCAAACGGAAGGTGCAGACGATGATGGACGTCGGTCTCGGCTACATCAAACTTGGCCAGTCCTCGACGACGATTTCTGGAGGGGAAGCGCAGCGTGTGAAGCTGGCATCCCAGCTGCATAAGCGTTCAACAGGGAAGACACTTTATATTCTAGATGAGCCGACGACAGGACTTCATGTCCATGACATTTCGCGGTTGTTAACTGTGCTCCAACGTCTCGTCGATAACGGGGATTCAGTTCTTGTCATCGAGCATAATCTTGATGTTATCAAGGCGGTCGACCATATCATCGACCTCGGACCTGAAGGCGGGGATAAAGGTGGTATGATAGTCGGAACAGGAACACCTGAGGAAATTGCGGAAAACGAGGCTTCCTATACGGGTAAATACTTGGCGCCGATTTTGAAGCGTGACCGGAAACGGATGGAATCGAAAATCAAGAAAACTGAAACCTTAGCAAAATAG